In one window of Methanolobus mangrovi DNA:
- a CDS encoding pro-sigmaK processing inhibitor BofA family protein, protein MVTEIVILIVAIIAAILLWKVLKTVKNMVINTIMGLIVLVIANLVLGLHIAYDWIVILVCAIAGVVGALLIIVLSYLGIAF, encoded by the coding sequence ATGGTAACTGAAATAGTGATTCTTATCGTAGCTATCATAGCTGCAATTCTTCTCTGGAAGGTACTAAAGACTGTAAAGAACATGGTAATAAACACAATCATGGGACTTATCGTGCTCGTTATTGCAAACCTGGTATTAGGATTGCATATTGCTTACGACTGGATAGTCATCCTGGTCTGTGCGATTGCAGGCGTTGTAGGTGCATTACTGATAATTGTGTTAAGTTATCTTGGAATTGCATTCTGA